From Paenibacillus polymyxa, the proteins below share one genomic window:
- the dnaG gene encoding DNA primase, translating into MNNGIELYLRAKEMKVVNMSAGQGNIPDDIIESVLQHHDIVDTVSKYVHLTKQGKYMKGLCPFHSEKTPSFTVTPDRQIFYCYGCGAGGNAIKFMMEIEGLSFPEAVRTMAEESHIPLGEWQGRDSSHQHPELDRLLQAYELTSKMYHFLLKNTEHGKPAMEYLRSRGFSDKIIDQFQIGYAPNRWDTIVQFLEKRSFDPVEMEKGGLISPRHEGDGYVDRFRDRIMFPIWNRNGKVIAFAGRILGEGQPKYLNSPETKLFNKSRTLYNLHHAKTSIRKLRQSVLFEGYGDVISAWEAGVQNGVAAMGTALTEHHATMLKGLCDEVIICYDGDRAGQAAALKNFPLLENAGLHVKVALVSDGMDPDDFIRQYGAERFQRQIIESAVSTVKFKLIYLKKNHILQEEEGRIAYSREALNVIAPLSSPTEREVYLREVSAEVKVDFETLKQECNLLRQSLQKKQNFGDNNENGWNNGRHKKGQVSTPNLLPAYHVAERRLLHWMMQDLEAAEYVEKHLGDAFNIEDHAAIAAYLYAYYAQGKLPDTSRFISSLQDDRLEKNVSSIMMMDAPGVWAPHILDDYIRQVRKFPLQEQLDLKREEMRTAERSGDFLRAAQIASEIIALERQ; encoded by the coding sequence ATGAATAACGGTATCGAATTATATTTACGTGCTAAAGAGATGAAGGTGGTTAATATGAGTGCCGGACAAGGTAACATACCGGACGATATCATTGAGTCAGTTTTACAACATCATGATATTGTAGATACGGTAAGCAAGTACGTGCATTTGACCAAACAGGGGAAATATATGAAAGGCCTCTGTCCTTTTCATTCCGAAAAAACCCCTTCATTCACCGTGACACCGGATCGTCAGATTTTTTACTGCTACGGCTGCGGCGCGGGAGGCAATGCCATCAAGTTCATGATGGAAATCGAAGGACTATCCTTTCCCGAAGCTGTCAGGACAATGGCAGAAGAAAGTCATATTCCGCTCGGCGAATGGCAGGGACGTGATTCATCGCATCAGCATCCTGAGTTGGACAGGCTGTTGCAAGCGTATGAACTAACATCTAAGATGTACCATTTTTTGCTTAAAAATACGGAGCACGGCAAACCAGCCATGGAATATTTGCGTTCACGGGGATTCAGTGACAAGATCATTGACCAATTCCAAATTGGCTATGCACCCAACCGATGGGATACGATCGTTCAGTTTCTAGAGAAGCGTTCTTTTGATCCTGTCGAGATGGAGAAGGGAGGGCTTATTTCTCCCCGACATGAGGGTGACGGATATGTAGATCGATTCAGAGATCGTATCATGTTTCCTATTTGGAATCGAAACGGAAAAGTTATTGCCTTTGCGGGCCGTATACTTGGCGAGGGGCAGCCGAAGTATTTGAACTCACCGGAGACCAAGCTATTTAACAAAAGCCGAACGCTGTACAATCTCCATCATGCTAAAACCTCAATTCGCAAGCTTCGTCAAAGTGTTCTTTTTGAAGGTTATGGCGATGTGATCTCGGCATGGGAAGCTGGCGTACAAAATGGAGTGGCCGCCATGGGGACTGCTCTAACGGAGCATCATGCTACGATGTTAAAGGGACTGTGCGACGAGGTTATTATTTGTTATGATGGTGACCGGGCAGGACAAGCGGCAGCGCTTAAAAATTTTCCGCTGTTGGAAAATGCGGGACTTCACGTAAAAGTAGCGTTGGTCAGCGATGGTATGGACCCGGATGATTTTATCCGGCAATACGGCGCTGAACGTTTCCAGCGCCAAATTATCGAAAGTGCTGTTTCAACGGTGAAATTTAAGCTTATATATCTGAAAAAAAACCATATACTGCAAGAGGAAGAAGGAAGAATTGCGTATTCCCGCGAAGCATTAAATGTCATTGCACCTCTGTCATCCCCGACTGAGCGGGAAGTGTATCTGCGCGAAGTATCTGCCGAAGTCAAGGTGGATTTTGAAACCTTAAAGCAAGAATGCAATTTACTCCGTCAATCCCTGCAAAAAAAACAGAACTTTGGGGATAATAACGAAAATGGGTGGAATAATGGTAGGCATAAAAAAGGGCAGGTCTCTACGCCCAATCTGTTGCCGGCTTACCATGTGGCTGAACGCAGGCTGCTTCACTGGATGATGCAGGATTTAGAAGCTGCAGAGTATGTAGAAAAGCATCTGGGGGACGCCTTTAATATTGAGGATCATGCAGCAATTGCTGCTTATCTATATGCCTATTACGCGCAAGGGAAGTTACCGGATACAAGCCGTTTTATTTCATCTTTGCAAGACGACCGACTGGAGAAGAACGTAAGTTCGATCATGATGATGGATGCTCCAGGCGTATGGGCACCGCACATTTTGGATGATTATATTCGTCAAGTGCGAAAATTTCCATTGCAGGAGCAACTGGATTTGAAGAGGGAAGAAATGAGAACCGCTGAGCGCTCAGGTGATTTTTTGCGTGCAGCACAAATTGCAAGCGAGATTATAGCCCTAGAGAGACAATGA
- the rpoD gene encoding RNA polymerase sigma factor RpoD: MANDQHTELETELTLDQVKDQLIELGKKSSSLNYKDIMEKLSPFDQDPEQMDEFYEQLGDLGIEVVNDNDEEVTRLRQNDDPENNDGDDFNFDDDLSLPPGIKINDPVRMYLKEIGRVPLLSADDEVELAKRINNGDEEAKRRLAEANLRLVVSIAKRYVGRGMLFLDLIQEGNMGLIKAVEKFDYEKGFKFSTYATWWIRQAITRAIADQARTIRIPVHMVETINKLIRVSRQLLQELGREPTPEEVAAEMELSVEKVREIMKIAQEPVSLETPIGEEDDSHLGDFIEDQEALAPADAAAYELLKEQLEDVLDTLTEREENVLRLRFGLDDGRTRTLEEVGKVFGVTRERIRQIEAKALRKLRHPSRSKRLKDFLE, encoded by the coding sequence ATGGCGAATGATCAGCATACTGAACTGGAGACGGAATTAACACTGGATCAGGTTAAAGATCAACTGATTGAGTTGGGTAAAAAAAGTTCCTCTCTGAACTACAAAGATATCATGGAAAAACTGTCGCCGTTTGATCAGGACCCCGAGCAAATGGATGAGTTTTATGAGCAGCTGGGTGACTTGGGGATTGAGGTTGTGAATGATAACGACGAAGAAGTTACCAGATTGCGTCAAAATGACGACCCGGAAAACAATGACGGGGATGATTTTAATTTCGATGACGATCTGAGCCTGCCTCCCGGTATTAAAATTAATGACCCGGTCCGGATGTACTTGAAGGAAATTGGTCGTGTACCGCTGCTTTCTGCAGATGATGAGGTGGAGCTTGCCAAACGGATCAATAACGGCGATGAAGAAGCTAAGCGTCGGTTGGCTGAAGCAAACTTGCGTCTGGTTGTAAGTATTGCCAAACGTTATGTTGGTCGCGGCATGCTTTTCCTGGATCTAATTCAAGAAGGTAATATGGGTTTGATTAAGGCAGTAGAAAAATTTGATTACGAAAAAGGCTTTAAATTCAGTACGTACGCAACCTGGTGGATTCGTCAGGCGATTACGCGCGCAATTGCCGATCAGGCGAGAACGATCCGTATTCCAGTGCATATGGTGGAAACGATCAACAAGCTGATTCGCGTATCGCGTCAACTGTTGCAAGAGCTGGGGCGTGAACCTACGCCGGAAGAAGTGGCTGCCGAGATGGAGCTAAGCGTGGAAAAAGTACGGGAAATTATGAAAATTGCCCAAGAACCGGTTTCATTGGAAACACCAATTGGTGAAGAGGATGACTCACATCTAGGGGATTTCATTGAGGATCAGGAAGCATTGGCGCCTGCAGATGCAGCTGCCTATGAGCTTCTGAAGGAACAACTCGAGGATGTACTGGATACGTTGACCGAACGGGAAGAGAATGTTTTGCGTCTCCGTTTTGGTTTGGACGACGGAAGAACCAGAACTCTTGAAGAAGTGGGTAAAGTGTTCGGTGTTACACGTGAACGTATTCGTCAGATTGAGGCCAAAGCGCTGCGTAAGTTGCGCCATCCAAGCCGCAGTAAGCGACTGAAGGATTTCCTCGAATAG